A portion of the Psilocybe cubensis strain MGC-MH-2018 chromosome 10, whole genome shotgun sequence genome contains these proteins:
- a CDS encoding GATA-binding factor 1-A yields the protein MPSILNLKFKGNKSFVAFSNLNDTESLTKTWKVCTKVASYLEQGQRLENLSWRLWHLQNLMVDTDNARSKREFKKLSKCMGDKLDKEKGRSIEELEAPDFKRNHSTDMIRQRAVEKERSREASQNAQPGTIKRMQFTFSVDQPAQSLSTAPVKKPDTKPSSEFSKRARAPKVTQEDTVMADGDAPATTATAPATSTSTSTTTTTTTATNTTASSSTASLHFPGLFNNNFGPSALLYATPTVTNRMNYGEGFNPSGNTDQFSISRPTIELALDDLLFNDDSSNESNHDGDATHTVSDWSSQIAEAISSTTAENKSAPAAHTDGAAEKVDAPAPAQSTNAGPQQDVVMGTYNAPVTSSAPSTSAPVATSPVPVTTSAPTVPSLSTLSYLTKVPMRTFNIPTEEELVAAAAVSEDEDIDQLSPAPSTARKLSAFRHLPPVSQTVKDILPETVSPSRINSIYGTRSSTPTGRPTLTLRTQTVTRSANPGATATSLNPALLRGGPGSTLGNSAPGGLKAECSNCGATHTPLWRRGLNDELNCNACGLYCKLHKRPRPKSMRNSHGESRASATPRQEAVDVMAQCYNCHTTATPLWRKDDEGKTVCNACGLYYKLHGSARPISMKSDVIRKRSRHDARRSGNGTEDTPSASPGVSRRTSPVRDGSPTLAPDSTTQMTYEYTDDGEYRNTTSSSELLGALGGSTDSAQAPNYGGPNPFQLAYPGPYHPDYLMTLYGNIASDALPFHNNDSPADAELTLSPRSTKRRRMSTDSTSEPPSSAVSFGSYSGDSFSSTSSASTSHSKRASMEFPFSTYNSNGTINQGPALRGSGNTFWHPPMMPQSNTDNEPGLFNSGTSSEANSSSSSTSASSSAGANASGSASSASGSNSTSSSSSSVSSSSGAADEDSPMDYLHHPPMALQDEESLFSTYLHPPMALSEESNKGSPESSASSSSGIGSGMFESYFQ from the exons ATGCCCTCTATCCTCAATCTCAAGTTCAAA GGAAACAAGTCTTTTGTCGCGTTCAGCAACCTCAATGACACAGAATCTCTGACCAAGACATGGAAG GTCTGTACCAAGGTCGCCAGTTACCTCGAACAGGGCCAAAGACTCGAGAACTTGAGCTGGAGGCTATGGCATCTCCAGAACCTCATGGTCGACACCGACAATGCAAGATCAAAGCGTGAGTTCAAGAAGCTCAGTAAGTGCATGGGCGACAAGCTCGACAAGGAGAAGGGGCG GAGCATAGAGGAGCTGGAGGCCCCCGACTTCAAACGCAACCACTCCACCGACATGATCAGGCAGCGCGCAGTCGAAAAGGAGCGCAGCCGCGAAGCCAGCCAGAACGCCCAACCTGGCACAATTAAGCGCATGCAGTTCACTTTCAGCGTCGATCAGCCAGCCCAGTCGCTCTCAACGGCGCCTGTGAAGAAGCCAGACACCAAGCCTTCTTCCGAGTTCTCCAAGCGAGCACGAGCTCCCAAGGTCACTCAGGAGGACACTGTCATGGCCGATGGTGACGCCCCTGCCACCACCGCCACAGCTCCCgcgacttcgacttcgacttcgacgacTACTACTACCACGACTGCTACCAACACGACTGCATCCTCATCTACTGCCTCTCTTCACTTCCCTGGACTTTTCAACAACAATTTTGGCCCATCTGCATTACTTTACGCCACACCTACTGTCACGAACCGCATGAATTACGGCGAAGGGTTCAACCCCTCTGGAAACACCGACCAGTTCAGTATCTCCCGTCCTACCATCGAGCTAGCTCTCGATGATCTTCTATTTAATGACGATTCCTCCAACGAAAGCAACCACGATGGTGACGCCACTCACACTGTTTCTGACTGGTCTTCCCAGATTGCCGAAGCCAtttcttccaccaccgcagAAAACAAGTCTGCGCCTGCCGCCCACACAGATGGTGCGGCTGAAAAAGTCGacgctcctgctcctgcccAATCCACCAACGCAGGTCCTCAACAGGACGTCGTCATGGGCACCTATAACGCCCCTGTCACATCTTCCGCGCCTTCGACTTCCGCCCCAGTGGCCACCAGCCCTGTTCCCGTTACTACCAGCGCACCTACAGTTCCTTCGCTCTCCACCCTCTCGTATCTCACCAAGGTACCCATGAGGACGTTCAATATTCCgacagaagaagaacttgttgctgccgccgccgtcagcgaagatgaagacattgatCAACTCTCCCCAGCGCCCAGCACTGCGCGCAAGCTCTCTGCGTTCAGACATCTTCCTCCCGTCTCTCAGACGGTCAAGGATATCTTGCCAGAAACTGTTTCTCCTTCACGCATTAATTCTATCTACGGCACGCGCTCGAGCACGCCCACCGGAAGGCCAACTCTCACTTTGCGCACGCAAACGGTCACTCGGTCTGCCAACCCCGGGGCGACTGCCACCAGCCTGAACCCTGCACTGCTGCGAGGCGGCCCTGGATCGACTTTGGGTAACTCTGCACCCGGCGGCCTCAAGGCCGAATGCTCAAACTGCGGTGCCACACATACTCCTCTATGGAGAAGGGGACTCAACGATGAGCTGAACTGCAACGCATGTGGTCTCTACTGCAAGCTG CACAAGCGACCTCGCCCCAAGAGCATGCGCAATTCTCATGGAGAGAGTAGAGCTTCGGCCACGCCTCGTCAGGAAGCAGTAGATGTCATGG CTCAATGCTACAACTGCCATACAACGGCGACTCCTCTCTGGAGAAAAGACGACGAGGGCAAGACGGTCTGCAATGC TTGTGGGTTGTACTACAAGTTGCACGGTTCAGCGCGGCCTATCTCCATGAAGTCCGATGTCATCCGTAAACGCTCTAGACATGATGCTCGACGGTCCGGTAATGGCACTGAAGATACACCCTCTGCGAGCCCTGGCGTCAGCCGCCGCACGTCTCCAGTTCGAGATGGATCACCCACTCTGGCCCCGGACTCGACCACACAGATGACGTATGAATACACGGACGACGGCGAGTACCGTAACACCACATCGTCATCCGAGCTTCTTGGCGCCTTGGGCGGCAGTACTGACAGCGCACAAGCGCCTAACTACGGTGGCCCGAACCCCTTCCAGCTCGCATACCCTGGTCCCTACCATCCCGATTACCTCATGACACTCTACGGCAACATCGCCTCCGACGCATTGCCCTTCCACAACAATGATTCTCCCGCTGACGCTGAACTTACTCTCAGCCCGCGCTCGACGAAGCGTCGCCGCATGAGCACGGATTCAACGTCCGAGCCACCCTCGTCCGCTGTTTCGTTTGGCTCGTACAGCGGCGACAGCTTCAGCTCGACGTCATCCGCATCTACGTCTCACTCGAAGCGGGCGTCGATGGAGTTCCCGTTCAGCACGTATAACAGCAACGGGACGATTAACCAGGGTCCTGCACTTCGTGGCTCGGGCAACACGTTCTGGCACCCGCCCATGATGCCTCAGAGCAACACCGACAACGAGCCGGGCCTGTTCAACTCCGGTACAAGCAGCGAGGCGaatagcagcagcagcagcacgtCGGCGTCGTCCTCCGCAGGAGCGAATGCCAGCGGGAGCGCGAGCAGTGCGAGCGGAAGTAAtagcaccagcagcagcagcagcagtgtcagcagcagcagtggtGCGGCCGATGAGGATTCACCTATGGATTACTTGCACCATCCACCGATGGCTCTGCAGGATGAGGAGAGCCTTTTCTCTACGTACTTGCACCCGCCGATGGCGCTGTCGGAGGAGTCAAACAAGGGCAGTCCGGAGAGCAGCGCGAGCAGCTCCAGTGGAATCGGCTCTGGGATGTTTGAGTCGTATTTCCAGTGA